The genomic DNA TAAAACAGGCGGCCTTGCAGTAGATAATAACAATTCCGTAGTGTGGGTGGTTAAATTAACCGAGATAGAATATTCACAAAATATTCATTGATACAGAAAGAAATATCAACCAAGTAAGCGTTAATATAATTAGTATAACTAACTAATTTTTAGCGCTAATGGGGGACGATAGCATGCAGGAACAGCGGTCATATCTTTATCACATCTTTTTCAGAATTTGCCGTCATTTCATGCAGGTGCGGCGCAACAACGGGTTGAGGCCGGGCGAATTTAGTGTGCTTTGGACGATTGAACAGGCGGAAGGTCAGGCGCTGCACCCTGCCGAAATTAGCAAACACATGGGCATTACCCGCCCCTCGCTGACGCCCATTTTGCGGGACTTGGAAGCGCGGGGTCTGATACAATGCCGGATAGATTCTCAGGATGGACGCAGATATTTGGTGGAGATTACCGATAAATGCAGAGAGTTTAGAATAAAGCAAATTAATCGCCATAAGCTATTATTTGACCAATTAATAGGCAATTTGGACCAGCACGAGCTAGAGGATTTCTTACGTATTCTGCACAAGCTGGAAGCCAACTTGCAAAATGAGGGCGAAAATAACGGAGACACATTTTTATGAGCAATATTTTTTCACATCTGAAGTCTTTTTATCTGGAATGTACCTATGCCGTTATAGCAATGGTACTGGCAGCGCTCACTGAGCTGGGGCTGCCCTTTTTGCTAGCTGAGCTGATTAATCAAGGTCTATATTACAACGATACGGCGCTTGTATTGCGACTAGGCAGCATGATGCTGCTGCTGGCAATCATCAGCGTTAGTGGCACTCTTTTAAATAGCTACTTCAGTGCGAAAATTTCGGCCGGGGTCAGCCGAGCACTCCGGCGGCAGATATTTGATAAAATCGAAGGTTTTTCACTCTCTGAAACTGACCGATTTGGTACTGCCTCGTTGATTACACGCTCGACAAACGACGTTACGCAGGTGCAAAACTATATCTATGTGCTGCTGCGGCTAGTGTTGCGCGCGCCAATTATGATTATTGGCGGCGTGACACTGGCTTTTCTCAAAAGTCCGACCCTCTCTATGGTTTTGCTGCTGATGCTACCGGCCCTTTTTTTGATGGTTACCGGAATTGCCCGTCGCGGTATGCCGCTTTCCACAGCGATGCAGCAAAAGCTTGACAACGTAACGCTGGTCATGCGTGAAAAGTTGACCGGTGTCAGGGTGATCCGTGCCTTTGATAATGAAAATTATGAAAAAAAGCGCTTCGATAAGGCGAGCCGCGATTTAACCGAGGCCTCAATTAAAATGAACCGGACGATGGCGTTGCTGTTCCCCGCGGCGAATGTGGTTATGGCAGCAGCTACAGTAGCAATTGTCTGGTTCGGTGCCATTAAAGCGGTACAGGGTACTATAATGGTTGGCGACATCATGGCGATGGTGCAGTATATCACCCAGATTCTTATGTCCATCATGATGCTCTCGATGGTCTTTGTCATGCTACCGCGTGCTATGTCTTCAGTGAAGCGTATTACCGAGGTACTTGAAACCGAAACGCAGATTACTGATCCGGTAGAATGCCGGATAACACCGGGTGAGGGCCGGCTCACTTTTGAGAATGTCAGCTTTCGCTACCCCGGTGCGCAGGATGCGGCGTTGTCCCACATTAGCTTTACAGCGTCTCCAGGGCAGACGACGGCGATTATCGGAAGCACCGGTAGCGGAAAAAGTACGCTGCTGAAGCTGGTGGAGCGTTTTTATGACGCCACCCAAGGGCGTGTATGCATCGACGGGATTGATGTTAGGGACTATTCGCAGCAGGATTTGCGCCAAAAGCTGGGGTATGTGCCGCAAAAAGCGGTGCTGTTTTCAGGAAGTATTGCCGATAATCTGCGTTTTGGATCTCCGGATGCTACCGACGAGATACTGACTGCAGCCGTTGAGACTGCACAGGCCCGAGAATTTGTTTCCGAGCGTGCCGAGGGTTATCAGGCACCGATATCGCAGGGTGGAACGAATCTTTCCGGTGGACAGAAGCAACGCCTTGCCATTGCCAGAGCTATTGTGCGCAGACCCAGCATCTATCTGTTCGACGACAGCTTTTCGGCGCTGGACTTTGAAACCGACGCGCGCCTTCGTGCCGCGCTACAAAAGGATATGGGCAACGCCACTGTGCTCATTGTAGCGCAGCGTGTTTCCACCGTTACGAACGCTGACCAGATTCTCGTGCTGGACGGCGGTGAACAGGTGGGGCTGGGTACGCATAAGGTGCTGTTTAAAAGCTGTGCCGTTTATCGTGACATTGTTAAATCACAGCTTTCGGCGGAGGAAATTGACGATGAGTGAAACCAACAACAAAAACCAAAAGCTGTTTGTCGGTGGAAGGCACGGCGGTAGAACCATGATGGCAACGGCGCGCGCCAAAAACTTTAAGGGCAGCTTTATGCGGCTGGTTGGGTTTTTAAAACCCTATTCCATCTTGCTTTTGGTTGTGCTACTGCTAAATATAATTTCCACCGCTGTCAGCGCGCTGGTGCCAAAGGCGCTTTCCGGTGCGGTCAACGAGATTGCCAGAGGTACACAGGCCGTGCTGACTGGTACGGGAGCAGGCGTCTCTATGGCGCTGGTTGGGCGTGTTCTGACGATTATAGCAGTGATGTACCTTCTTTCTTCCGCTGCGAACTATACTGTGCAATATATTCTCTCGGGGCTAACCCAACGGGCTATGTACGACCTGCGTAAACGGGCGGACGAGAAACTCTCGCGTCTGCCGCTGTCTTATTTTGATAAAAATCCGTTTGGTGATACGCTCTCGCGTGTTACCAACGATATCGACACCATTGCAAACTCGTTACAGCAAAGCTTGAATCAGGCCCTCAGCTCTCTGCTGAGCATTGTCATGGTTTTTGTTGTGATGCTGACCATCAGCCCGTGGCTTACGCTTGCAGGGCTAGGTGCCATGCCGCTGGGTATAATTCTATCGGGGGCACTGATTAAATTCTCGCAGAAGTTTTTTAAGGGCCAGCAAAAGTCGCTGGGCGAATTGAACGGTTATATTGAAGAGACCTACAACGGGCATGAGGTCATCAAGGCATTTGGCAGAGAGCAAGCCTCGCGGCAGCATTTTGCACAACTTAACGACGCCTTGTATGACTACGCATGGAAGGCGCAGTTTTCTTCCGGCATTATGATGCCAGTCATCATCTTTATTACCAACCTTGGCTATGTGGTGGTGGCGATTGCCGGCGGTTATATGATCACCACAGGGAATCTCTTGGTAGGCGATATTCAGGCTATGATACAATATATACGCCAGTTTTCGCACCCTGTTTCAATGGTGGCAAATATTGCGAACATTTTGCAGTCGGCCGTGGCGGCTGCAGAGCGCGTGTTTGAGTTGCTAGATGAACCTGAGGAGACGCCCGACCCTGTCCAGCCAAAAACAATCGCAAACGCCAAAGGCGAAGTACGTATAGAAGACCTGACCTTTGGCTATGGCGACGAGCCGGTGCTTAAAAACATTTCGGTGTGGGCAAAGAATGGTCAGCGGGTGGCCATAGTTGGCCCGACCGGTTCGGGAAAGACAACATTGGTTAATCTCTTGATGCGCTTTTATGAGCCGCAGCAGGGGGGGATCACTATTGATGGCATTAAACTGTCCGATATGACCCGAGCCGAATTGCGCAGCCATTTTGGCATGGTGTTACAGGACACCTGGCTGTTTAAAGGCAGCATTATGGAAAACATTCGCTATGGTCGGCTGAATGCGACCGATGAAGAAGTGATTACCGCTGCCAAGGCCGCCTGTGCGCACCGGTTTATCCGCCAGCTCCCAGATGGGTATGACTTTGAGCTTGGCGAGGACGCCACCAATATTTCGCAGGGGCAGCGGCAGCTGCTTACCATTGCGCGGGCGCTGTTGGCTGACCCGGATATTTTGATTCTAGACGAAGCGACCAGTTCTGTGGATACCCGAACTGAGCAATTGATTCAAAATGCCATGACGACGCTGATGCAGGGGCGCACGTCGTTTGTGATTGCGCACCGCCTTTCCACCATAAAAGATGCCGACGCAATCATTGTCATGAAGGATGGCGAGATTATTGAGCGCGGAAACCATGAAACACTCTTGGCGGCAGGCGGATTTTATAAGAACCTATATCAAAGCCAGTTTGCACATTGAACAAATAACTGGTATAAAAACGTAAAAGCGGAGTCTGGAATAACTAATCATTCCAGACTCCGCTTTTAATATTTAATCAAGCCATCAGCGCAAACGAAAAATCGGCTGAAACCGCCAACTCTCCGTTTACGGTGCCTTTTCCGCTAACAAAGCAGAACGGGCCTTTTTGCTTTGTGATGACACATTCAATGTCAATTGTGTCGCCCGGCAGTACCTTGCGACGGAATTTTACCTTATCCAGACCGGTGTAGTACGGCGTCTTGCCCACAGCATCCTCTGCAAACAGTACACAGCAGGTCTGCGCCATAATCTCACAGAGTACAACGCCCGGCACGACCGGATTCCCCGGGAAATGCCCTTGCAAAAACCACTCGTCGCCCCGCACGGTGTAGCGCCCCGTTGCACGCTGGTCTTCGTGGCGCTCTGCTTCGTCCACTAATAGCATCGGTTCGCGATGGGGGAGAAGCGCTTTGATCGCATCACGGTTCATGGCGCTCACCCCTCAACCTTGCGGAAAGCAAGGCAGGCGTTATGGCCGCCAAAGCCCAGCGAGGTGGAGATTGCCAACGTGACGTCGGCCTTGCGCGCGGTGTTAGGCACATAGTCAAGGTCACACTCTGGGTCGGGTTCGGTATAGCCGATGGTGGGCGGAATCAGTCCATTGTGCAGTGCCAGCACCGATGCGATTGCTTCAATAGCGCCCGCTGCACCAAGCATATGTCCGGTCATCGACTTGGTGGAGCTGATGGCGGCCTTTTTGGCTGCATCTTCGCCCAGTGCCAGTTTGAGTGCCAGCGTCTCGCTCTTATCGTTTAAGGGTGTGCTGGTGCCGTGTGCGTTTATATAGACACAGTCAGTGTCGCTAATCTGTGCCTGAGTCAGTGCGGCCTTGATGGCGCGGCTGGCACCCTTTGCCTCGGGATCGGGCGCGGTGACATGATGTGCGTCGCAGGTGTGGCCGTAACCGCAAATTTCGGCGTAGATTTTAGCACCTCTGGCCTTGGCGTGCTCATATTCCTCAAGGATGAGCGCACCTGCGCCTTCGCCCATAACAAAGCCGTCTCGGTTTTTATCAAAGGGACGGCAGGCGGTCGCGGGGTCGCCGTTCATGGTCAGCGCCATACAGTTGGTAAAGCCCGCCACCGCAAGGGGGGCGATCGAAGCCTCGGTGCCGCCCGCAATAATCGCGTCGGCATAGCCGTCAGCAATGGCGCGATAGGCCTCGCCGATGGCATTACTGCCGGTGGCGCAAGCTGTGACAACCGGCAGGCAGGGACCCTGCGCGTTAAAGCGGATGGCGACGTTACCTGCGGCCAAATTTGAGATCATCA from Oscillospiraceae bacterium MB24-C1 includes the following:
- a CDS encoding MarR family transcriptional regulator is translated as MQEQRSYLYHIFFRICRHFMQVRRNNGLRPGEFSVLWTIEQAEGQALHPAEISKHMGITRPSLTPILRDLEARGLIQCRIDSQDGRRYLVEITDKCREFRIKQINRHKLLFDQLIGNLDQHELEDFLRILHKLEANLQNEGENNGDTFL
- a CDS encoding ABC transporter ATP-binding protein, with translation MSNIFSHLKSFYLECTYAVIAMVLAALTELGLPFLLAELINQGLYYNDTALVLRLGSMMLLLAIISVSGTLLNSYFSAKISAGVSRALRRQIFDKIEGFSLSETDRFGTASLITRSTNDVTQVQNYIYVLLRLVLRAPIMIIGGVTLAFLKSPTLSMVLLLMLPALFLMVTGIARRGMPLSTAMQQKLDNVTLVMREKLTGVRVIRAFDNENYEKKRFDKASRDLTEASIKMNRTMALLFPAANVVMAAATVAIVWFGAIKAVQGTIMVGDIMAMVQYITQILMSIMMLSMVFVMLPRAMSSVKRITEVLETETQITDPVECRITPGEGRLTFENVSFRYPGAQDAALSHISFTASPGQTTAIIGSTGSGKSTLLKLVERFYDATQGRVCIDGIDVRDYSQQDLRQKLGYVPQKAVLFSGSIADNLRFGSPDATDEILTAAVETAQAREFVSERAEGYQAPISQGGTNLSGGQKQRLAIARAIVRRPSIYLFDDSFSALDFETDARLRAALQKDMGNATVLIVAQRVSTVTNADQILVLDGGEQVGLGTHKVLFKSCAVYRDIVKSQLSAEEIDDE
- a CDS encoding ABC transporter ATP-binding protein, with the protein product MSETNNKNQKLFVGGRHGGRTMMATARAKNFKGSFMRLVGFLKPYSILLLVVLLLNIISTAVSALVPKALSGAVNEIARGTQAVLTGTGAGVSMALVGRVLTIIAVMYLLSSAANYTVQYILSGLTQRAMYDLRKRADEKLSRLPLSYFDKNPFGDTLSRVTNDIDTIANSLQQSLNQALSSLLSIVMVFVVMLTISPWLTLAGLGAMPLGIILSGALIKFSQKFFKGQQKSLGELNGYIEETYNGHEVIKAFGREQASRQHFAQLNDALYDYAWKAQFSSGIMMPVIIFITNLGYVVVAIAGGYMITTGNLLVGDIQAMIQYIRQFSHPVSMVANIANILQSAVAAAERVFELLDEPEETPDPVQPKTIANAKGEVRIEDLTFGYGDEPVLKNISVWAKNGQRVAIVGPTGSGKTTLVNLLMRFYEPQQGGITIDGIKLSDMTRAELRSHFGMVLQDTWLFKGSIMENIRYGRLNATDEEVITAAKAACAHRFIRQLPDGYDFELGEDATNISQGQRQLLTIARALLADPDILILDEATSSVDTRTEQLIQNAMTTLMQGRTSFVIAHRLSTIKDADAIIVMKDGEIIERGNHETLLAAGGFYKNLYQSQFAH
- the fabZ gene encoding 3-hydroxyacyl-ACP dehydratase FabZ; the encoded protein is MNRDAIKALLPHREPMLLVDEAERHEDQRATGRYTVRGDEWFLQGHFPGNPVVPGVVLCEIMAQTCCVLFAEDAVGKTPYYTGLDKVKFRRKVLPGDTIDIECVITKQKGPFCFVSGKGTVNGELAVSADFSFALMA
- the fabF gene encoding beta-ketoacyl-ACP synthase II, yielding MKRVVITGLGAITPVGNNVETFWQNITAGVSGIGLITHFDTADYKVKVAAEVKDFDVTPYVDKMAAKRLDLFSQYALAAAQQAMDDSGLACDPERFGVYFGSGIGGLTTMVREQEKLLKSGPGRVSAMLIPMMISNLAAGNVAIRFNAQGPCLPVVTACATGSNAIGEAYRAIADGYADAIIAGGTEASIAPLAVAGFTNCMALTMNGDPATACRPFDKNRDGFVMGEGAGALILEEYEHAKARGAKIYAEICGYGHTCDAHHVTAPDPEAKGASRAIKAALTQAQISDTDCVYINAHGTSTPLNDKSETLALKLALGEDAAKKAAISSTKSMTGHMLGAAGAIEAIASVLALHNGLIPPTIGYTEPDPECDLDYVPNTARKADVTLAISTSLGFGGHNACLAFRKVEG